One stretch of Glandiceps talaboti chromosome 7, keGlaTala1.1, whole genome shotgun sequence DNA includes these proteins:
- the LOC144438131 gene encoding uncharacterized protein LOC144438131: MHIRQRLYLRCRSVRVAEKRRLLSDFKTAQRSFDRRLRFHERRHRKGLVDKIESVCTDDPRRFWNHIQKLGPKRNSCIPMEVYDDHGQLLTDKDIVLDAWKRDFSSLYNNPDGDYDEDFLNQIIHHKGVLENNMIDPLHESNVAINQNISLEEVEKVVNKVKRGKSVGIDRIPGEVLKNDVSISVLHNLFQLCFDSGLIPDVWRFATIVPIPKDRSADPRIPLNYRGISLQSVICKLYCSILNARLFNYSSRK, from the coding sequence ATGCATATTAGGCAGAGGCTTTATCTTAGATGTAGGTCTGTCAGAGTTGCTGAAAAACGAAGGCTTCTTAGTGATTTTAAGACGGCGCAGAGAAGTTTTGATAGGAGGTTAAGGTTTCATGAAAGGAGGCATAGAAAAGGGCTTGTTGACAAGATTGAGTCAGTCTGCACCGATGATCCACGTAGATTCTGGAATCATATTCAAAAGCTCGGTCCAAAACGTAATAGTTGTATCCCAATGGAGGTTTACGATGATCATGGTCAGTTATTAACAGATAAAGATATAGTTCTTGATGCCTGGAAAAGGGACTTCTCATCTTTATACAATAATCCGGATGGGGATTATGATGAAGATTTCTTAAATCAGATTATACATCATAAGGGTGTTTTAGAAAACAACATGATCGACCCATTGCATGAGAGCAATGTCgcaataaatcaaaatatttccttGGAAGAGGTTGAAAAGGTTGTTAACAAGGTCAAGCGAGGAAAATCTGTCGGTATTGATCGCATTCCAGGTGAAGTCCTAAAAAACGATGTATCTATTTCAGTGTTGCATAATCTGTTTCAATTGTGCTTTGACAGTGGTTTGATACCAGATGTTTGGCGTTTTGCTACAATCGTACCGATTCCTAAGGATCGTTCAGCTGATCCACGTATTCCGTTAAACTATCGCGGTATTAGTTTACAAAGTGTCATATGCAAGCTTTATTGTTCAATTTTGAATGCTCGTTTATTTAATTACTCATCTAGAAAATAA